The DNA window TGTTAAAGCTTCAATACATTGGCGTCAGCTGCAGAGGGGGCTCCTGCAACAGCTTAACCTGTTCGGTGAAGGCCGCAGTCTGAGACAACCAGAAATCAGACTCCACCATCCACGGAAAACTCTTAGGGAAGGCCGGATCCTGCCAACGACGGGCGACCCAGGCCAGGTAATACACCATGCGCATCGCGCGCAGCGGCTCGATCAACGCCAGCTCGCGCTGATCGAACTCGGCAAATTCACCGTACGCCTCCAGCAAGACGTCCAGCTGCATCAGTTGATCGCGACGCTCGCCGTGCAGCAGCATCCACAAATCCTGTACCGCGGGGCCGTTGCGCGCGTCATCAAGATCGACGAACAGCGGGCCATCGCGCCACAGAATATTGCCCGGATGGCAATCACCGTGCAAACGGCGCGGCTGCCAGTTCAGATGCCAGTGCGGCTTGATCGCCACAATCAGATTATCCGTCGCCTGCAGAAACGCGTCACGCTGCGCTGCCGGCAGTAGCGTGCAATTGGCCAGCGCCTGGCGCGGGGCGGTGAGGTACTCTTCAATCCCCATCGTCGGGCGCTCGGTAAACAAACGCTCACCGCCGACCTGATGGATGCGCCCCAGAAAACGACCGACCCATTCCAGCTGATCCAGATTGTCTATCTCATAT is part of the Serratia surfactantfaciens genome and encodes:
- a CDS encoding serine/threonine protein kinase produces the protein MNNSAFNFETLSPDLIMDALEGVGLRVDSGLTALNSYENRVYQFMDEDRRRYVVKFYRPERWSAAQIGEEHQFALDLAGAEIPAVAPLALQGTTLHTHGGFFFALFPSVGGRQYEIDNLDQLEWVGRFLGRIHQVGGERLFTERPTMGIEEYLTAPRQALANCTLLPAAQRDAFLQATDNLIVAIKPHWHLNWQPRRLHGDCHPGNILWRDGPLFVDLDDARNGPAVQDLWMLLHGERRDQLMQLDVLLEAYGEFAEFDQRELALIEPLRAMRMVYYLAWVARRWQDPAFPKSFPWMVESDFWLSQTAAFTEQVKLLQEPPLQLTPMY